One genomic segment of Planktothrix serta PCC 8927 includes these proteins:
- a CDS encoding metallophosphoesterase family protein, giving the protein MEAQTSQLQLLSDPFLQLPTPTSILVIWFTEFAGSQHFVSYGKDFKQRVFATTTQLTRTREDQNSKVGEQREKGTIYQKPTPRKIWRHQAEVTGLISGVKVPYFVTSVTENHQKIESHQFTLSPQPKAETPLKILLTSDHQLMPMTAANLQKVAETIPELDGIFFAGDLVNIPDRASEWFDDIRGNAFFPCLQGKANYQLEKAGVKTFYHGASLIQNIPLFPAIGNHEIMGIFSDELSLNEQFNHPYPRFIGKRLAPLFPDQIEELELKNKTFNSDTYQEIFSLPNNKNYYSLSFGNIRLIVLYITNIWRTPSLEANARGRYREKQEDFNHPENWGYGQHIFESIQPGSEQYKWLQQELNSPEFRQAKYKIVMFHHPPHTLGDNIVPAYTDPQQIIEKDNQGNVKMIRYEYPLEQDYIIRDVIPLLEKAEVQLVYYGHSHLWNRFMSPSGMHFLESSNVGNSYGAFLGDKKRAVPWEFREKYPAIGDPNGLEPILPSLNPLLAEDGKPLPYIASNNITVFSILDTETGTVKSYYFDTQKPQSEVIKFDEFKLKNSH; this is encoded by the coding sequence ATGGAAGCACAAACTTCTCAACTGCAACTACTGAGTGATCCATTTTTGCAGTTACCAACGCCAACATCAATCCTGGTGATTTGGTTTACAGAATTTGCAGGTTCTCAACATTTTGTTAGCTATGGTAAAGACTTTAAGCAAAGGGTATTTGCTACGACAACTCAACTAACTCGAACCCGGGAAGATCAGAATTCTAAAGTCGGTGAACAACGGGAAAAAGGAACAATTTATCAAAAACCAACTCCCCGCAAAATTTGGCGACATCAAGCAGAAGTTACAGGTTTAATTTCTGGGGTTAAGGTTCCCTATTTTGTTACCAGTGTCACAGAAAATCATCAAAAAATCGAAAGTCATCAGTTTACGTTATCCCCTCAACCTAAAGCGGAAACTCCCTTAAAAATTTTATTAACATCTGATCATCAACTGATGCCCATGACAGCAGCAAATTTACAAAAAGTTGCAGAAACAATTCCTGAGTTAGATGGCATTTTTTTTGCGGGAGATTTAGTGAATATTCCAGATCGAGCTTCAGAATGGTTTGATGATATTCGGGGAAATGCTTTTTTTCCTTGTTTACAAGGAAAGGCTAATTATCAGTTAGAAAAAGCTGGAGTTAAAACCTTTTATCATGGAGCTAGTTTAATTCAAAATATCCCTTTGTTTCCAGCTATTGGCAATCATGAAATTATGGGAATTTTTTCTGATGAATTAAGTTTAAATGAACAGTTTAACCATCCCTATCCTCGGTTTATCGGGAAAAGACTGGCTCCGCTATTCCCTGATCAAATCGAAGAATTAGAGTTAAAAAATAAAACCTTTAATAGCGATACTTATCAGGAAATTTTTAGTTTACCTAATAATAAAAATTACTATTCCTTGAGTTTTGGAAACATTAGATTAATAGTATTGTATATTACAAATATTTGGAGAACACCAAGTTTAGAGGCGAATGCTAGAGGACGTTATCGGGAGAAACAAGAAGACTTTAATCATCCTGAAAATTGGGGCTATGGACAACATATTTTTGAGTCTATTCAACCGGGAAGTGAACAATATAAATGGTTACAACAAGAATTGAATAGTCCTGAATTTCGACAAGCAAAATATAAAATTGTCATGTTTCATCATCCTCCCCATACTTTAGGAGATAATATTGTTCCTGCTTATACTGATCCTCAACAAATTATCGAAAAGGATAATCAAGGAAATGTGAAAATGATCCGTTATGAATATCCTTTAGAACAAGATTATATTATTCGAGATGTCATTCCTTTATTAGAAAAAGCTGAAGTACAGTTAGTTTATTATGGACATTCTCATCTATGGAACCGTTTTATGAGTCCCAGTGGAATGCACTTTTTAGAATCTTCTAATGTGGGAAATAGTTATGGTGCATTTTTAGGAGATAAAAAACGAGCAGTTCCCTGGGAATTTAGGGAAAAATATCCCGCTATCGGTGATCCGAATGGTTTAGAGCCGATCCTTCCTAGCTTAAACCCATTATTAGCAGAAGATGGTAAACCTTTACCTTATATTGCCAGTAATAATATTACAGTTTTTAGTATTTTAGATACAGAAACGGGAACCGTTAAAAGTTACTATTTTGACACTCAAAAACCTCAGTCAGAAGTAATTAAATTTGATGAATTCAAGTTAAAAAATAGTCACTAG
- a CDS encoding hybrid sensor histidine kinase/response regulator, with protein MSKIDYQMFQKLPLRFILIVPFVLQIFAAVGLTGYLSLRNGQKAVNNLAIQLQYEVGSRIEQHLSSYLSIAPQLNQLNAHAIAIGTINPNNLTQMGRFFWQQRVTFNIGYVLFGTPTGKFSSIGNYFGDQRITFDTVDPEAYGDGRDYVYGTNNRGQLTQLLYKSVEDYFFQKEGWYAAGARLGKPTWSQVYTWEVEPYPLCIAASYPLFDNNKKLTGVLGVEMRLSQLHDFLQELKVSSSGKTFIIERNGLIIASSTHEQPFHLKPGQKPQRLKVTESQEPLIKATANYLKSEIKDFETIKTIQQLQFPFQGNQQFVQIAPWRDQLGLDWLVVVVVPESDFMKEIDANTRTTILLCFGALILAIISGIYTTRHITQPILRLSSASKTIAVSAQQGFRGDLVKPRVEEPKIKELGVLADSFNQMSQQLEDVFATLEQTNKALEKRVEERTSQLQIAKEKADAANQAKSEFLANMSHELRTPLNGILGYAQILEQLEPLTEKGRRGVDVIQQCGYHLLTLINDVLDLSKIEARKMELYPTDFHFPAFLEGVVEICKIKAQQKGIQFNYRPQENLPIGICSDEKRLRQVLINLLGNAIKFTEKGSVTFSIQATPIPPNSRYHLHFEIQDTGVGMTSEQLERIFLPFEQVGETKKNTEGTGLGLAISQKIVSLMGSQLQVQSQLKEGSIFWFDVELPEAKEWANTSRNIHKGIVNGYLGKQRKIIIVDDNWANRSVIVNLLEPIGFEVIEANNGQEGLDKAKAIFPDFIITDLVMPVMDGFALINQLRQLPQLKDTVIIASSASVFDSDQHRSLDAGANAFLPKPVSADLLLELLQVHLNLEWIYLSAESPVPDQNLPSNSQPETPEIPIEILSHLYELAQEGDADGILAEAHLIQTHYPPYFAFTQQVIRLAENFQLKKLRELLSQTLSQS; from the coding sequence ATGAGCAAAATTGATTACCAGATGTTTCAGAAACTGCCTCTTCGCTTTATTCTGATTGTTCCATTTGTTTTACAAATTTTTGCTGCTGTTGGTTTGACCGGATATTTATCTTTAAGAAATGGTCAAAAAGCGGTAAATAATTTAGCAATTCAGTTACAATATGAAGTTGGGAGTCGGATTGAACAACATTTAAGCAGTTATCTTTCTATCGCACCGCAACTGAATCAACTAAATGCTCATGCGATCGCAATTGGAACCATTAACCCTAATAATTTAACGCAAATGGGGCGGTTTTTTTGGCAACAGCGTGTTACCTTTAATATTGGTTATGTTTTGTTTGGAACACCTACCGGAAAATTTTCCAGTATTGGCAATTATTTTGGAGATCAAAGAATTACCTTTGATACGGTAGATCCTGAAGCTTACGGTGATGGAAGAGACTATGTTTATGGAACAAATAATCGCGGTCAACTGACCCAACTTTTATATAAAAGTGTAGAGGATTATTTTTTTCAAAAAGAAGGATGGTATGCTGCGGGAGCCAGATTAGGAAAACCCACTTGGAGTCAAGTTTATACTTGGGAAGTTGAACCTTATCCCCTTTGTATTGCAGCCAGTTATCCCTTATTTGATAATAATAAAAAATTAACGGGGGTCTTAGGTGTAGAAATGCGATTATCGCAATTACATGATTTTTTGCAAGAATTGAAAGTAAGTTCTTCCGGTAAAACGTTTATTATAGAACGGAATGGATTAATAATTGCCAGTTCTACTCATGAACAACCTTTTCATTTAAAACCCGGACAAAAACCGCAACGATTAAAAGTAACAGAGAGTCAAGAACCTTTAATTAAAGCAACAGCAAACTATTTAAAATCAGAAATTAAAGATTTTGAAACGATTAAAACCATTCAACAACTGCAATTTCCTTTTCAAGGTAATCAACAGTTTGTTCAAATTGCACCTTGGCGAGATCAATTAGGGTTAGATTGGTTAGTGGTCGTAGTTGTCCCAGAGTCCGATTTCATGAAAGAAATTGATGCGAATACTCGGACTACAATTTTACTTTGTTTCGGGGCTTTAATCTTAGCAATTATATCAGGAATTTATACCACCCGTCACATTACTCAACCCATTTTACGCTTAAGTTCTGCATCTAAAACCATTGCAGTATCGGCTCAACAAGGGTTTAGGGGTGACTTAGTTAAACCCAGAGTTGAAGAACCTAAAATCAAAGAATTAGGGGTTTTAGCGGATTCATTTAATCAAATGAGTCAACAATTAGAGGATGTTTTTGCTACTTTAGAACAAACCAATAAAGCCTTAGAAAAACGGGTAGAAGAACGAACCTCTCAACTCCAAATAGCCAAGGAAAAAGCCGATGCTGCTAACCAAGCTAAAAGTGAATTTCTGGCTAATATGAGCCATGAGTTACGCACCCCATTAAACGGAATTTTAGGCTATGCTCAAATTTTAGAACAATTGGAACCCCTGACCGAAAAAGGACGCAGAGGGGTAGATGTTATTCAGCAATGTGGTTATCATCTTTTAACCCTAATTAATGATGTTTTAGATTTATCCAAAATTGAAGCCCGGAAAATGGAACTCTACCCAACTGATTTTCATTTTCCAGCTTTTTTAGAAGGGGTTGTAGAAATTTGCAAGATCAAAGCTCAACAGAAAGGAATTCAGTTTAATTATCGACCTCAAGAAAATCTTCCCATTGGTATTTGCTCCGATGAAAAACGGCTGAGACAAGTGTTAATTAATTTATTAGGAAATGCGATTAAATTTACCGAAAAAGGAAGTGTAACCTTTTCCATTCAAGCCACACCTATCCCCCCAAATTCGCGGTATCATCTGCATTTTGAAATTCAAGATACTGGGGTGGGGATGACATCAGAACAATTAGAGCGAATTTTTCTTCCTTTTGAACAAGTGGGAGAGACTAAAAAAAATACCGAAGGTACAGGTTTAGGATTAGCAATTAGCCAAAAAATAGTTTCCTTAATGGGAAGTCAGCTTCAGGTACAAAGCCAATTAAAAGAGGGGAGTATTTTCTGGTTTGATGTGGAATTACCTGAAGCCAAAGAATGGGCAAATACCTCTCGCAATATTCACAAAGGAATCGTTAACGGATATCTAGGGAAACAAAGAAAAATTATAATTGTTGATGATAATTGGGCAAATCGTTCAGTAATTGTTAACTTATTAGAACCGATTGGGTTTGAAGTAATAGAAGCCAATAATGGTCAAGAAGGATTAGATAAAGCAAAGGCTATTTTCCCCGATTTTATTATTACTGATCTGGTCATGCCTGTCATGGATGGGTTTGCGTTGATTAATCAGTTACGCCAATTACCACAACTCAAAGATACGGTGATTATTGCTTCCTCAGCCAGTGTATTTGATAGTGATCAACACCGCAGTTTAGATGCGGGAGCTAATGCGTTTTTACCTAAACCTGTTTCCGCCGATTTATTGTTAGAATTATTGCAAGTTCACCTGAATTTAGAATGGATTTATCTTTCGGCTGAATCTCCAGTTCCCGATCAAAATCTACCTTCTAATTCTCAGCCGGAAACCCCAGAAATCCCGATTGAAATCTTATCACACTTGTACGAATTAGCTCAAGAAGGAGACGCAGATGGTATACTAGCAGAAGCTCATTTAATCCAAACTCATTATCCGCCTTATTTCGCTTTTACTCAACAAGTGATCCGGCTTGCAGAAAATTTTCAACTCAAAAAGCTGCGAGAGTTGTTGAGTCAAACCCTCAGCCAATCTTAA
- a CDS encoding hybrid sensor histidine kinase/response regulator, whose product MQDIGFILIVDDNPTNLSVLSQTLKGAGFAVRVAEDGESALQLVERKQPALILLDVQMPGIDGFETCKQLKSNPKNQGIPIIFLTALTDVENKVKGLSLGAVDYISKPFEKQEVLARVRVHLQLKQLTETLEQQVAERTAILEKAQVQLVQQEKLSSLGQLVTGIAHELNNPISCIVNNIPLAQDYVRDLADILTLCQTYYEQLPIPLQEAILTADLDFILKDLPQLLNSMKLSTDRIKDISISLRNFARSDSLTKVLFNIHESLDSTLLILSHRLKPLGERAAIQLVKEYGDLPLVECYPGQLNQVFMNLLANAIDALEEAGQQGQMKTRIPTLKICTSQPDTQSILIRISDNGIGMTEEILQHVFEPLFTTKPVGQGTGLGLVIAYQIIEKHQGKLNLYSTPGQGTNLEIWLPITA is encoded by the coding sequence ATGCAAGACATTGGCTTTATCCTAATTGTTGATGACAATCCTACTAATTTATCGGTTTTATCCCAAACCTTAAAAGGTGCAGGATTTGCGGTGCGCGTTGCTGAAGATGGAGAAAGTGCGCTGCAATTAGTGGAGCGCAAACAACCTGCTCTCATCTTATTAGATGTGCAAATGCCTGGTATTGATGGGTTTGAAACGTGTAAACAATTAAAATCTAATCCTAAAAATCAAGGAATTCCAATTATTTTTTTAACCGCGTTAACGGATGTTGAAAATAAAGTAAAAGGACTTTCTCTAGGAGCGGTTGATTATATTTCTAAACCCTTTGAAAAACAAGAGGTATTAGCTAGAGTTCGAGTGCATTTGCAACTTAAACAACTCACAGAAACACTAGAACAACAAGTTGCAGAACGGACTGCTATTTTAGAAAAAGCGCAAGTTCAATTGGTACAACAAGAAAAACTTTCCAGTCTGGGACAATTAGTAACGGGAATTGCCCATGAGCTTAATAATCCGATTAGTTGTATTGTCAATAATATTCCTTTAGCTCAGGACTATGTTCGGGATCTAGCTGATATTTTAACTTTATGTCAAACTTATTATGAGCAACTGCCCATACCCCTACAAGAGGCAATCTTGACAGCAGATTTAGATTTTATTTTAAAGGATTTACCGCAATTGCTAAACTCTATGAAATTAAGCACTGATCGAATTAAAGATATTTCGATTTCCTTAAGAAATTTTGCCCGTTCAGATTCTTTAACTAAAGTTTTATTTAATATTCATGAAAGCCTGGATAGCACTTTATTAATTTTGAGTCATCGTCTCAAACCATTAGGGGAACGAGCCGCTATTCAATTAGTTAAAGAATACGGCGATTTACCTCTCGTTGAATGTTATCCAGGCCAACTCAATCAAGTGTTTATGAATCTTTTAGCAAATGCCATTGATGCCCTTGAAGAAGCCGGACAACAGGGACAAATGAAAACCCGAATTCCTACCCTAAAAATTTGTACGAGCCAACCTGATACACAATCAATTTTGATTCGGATTTCTGATAATGGAATTGGGATGACAGAGGAGATTCTTCAGCACGTTTTTGAACCCTTATTTACTACAAAACCTGTGGGTCAGGGAACGGGATTAGGATTAGTTATTGCTTATCAAATTATTGAAAAACATCAGGGGAAACTGAATCTCTATTCAACCCCAGGACAGGGAACAAACCTAGAAATTTGGCTTCCTATTACTGCTTAA
- a CDS encoding GAF domain-containing protein, which yields MNSSPTPNEFKNINDFENQPSPGDPGLQKFAVRLKTSIRRDTLIQKELDQLRVKLQSDRVILYYFYYQWKGQVTFESLSQETLSLYGSTGADDCFNQEYAQYYQDGRIGAIADIETASIHPCHQNFLRSISVRANLVVPVIVAHELWGLLIVHHCQYPHVWSSAELELMKTTAETLSTAPEILNLKQ from the coding sequence ATGAATTCTTCCCCAACCCCTAACGAATTCAAGAACATCAACGACTTTGAAAATCAACCTTCTCCAGGCGATCCCGGTTTACAAAAGTTTGCAGTGCGGTTGAAAACGAGTATAAGACGAGATACTTTAATTCAAAAAGAACTCGATCAATTAAGAGTTAAACTTCAATCAGATCGAGTTATTTTATATTATTTTTATTATCAATGGAAAGGGCAAGTTACCTTTGAATCCTTGAGTCAAGAAACCTTATCGCTCTATGGTTCTACGGGTGCTGATGATTGTTTTAATCAAGAATATGCTCAGTATTATCAAGATGGAAGAATTGGGGCGATCGCAGATATTGAAACGGCATCAATTCACCCTTGTCATCAAAACTTTTTACGCAGTATTTCTGTTCGGGCTAATTTAGTTGTTCCTGTGATTGTTGCTCACGAACTCTGGGGTTTATTAATTGTTCATCATTGTCAATATCCTCATGTTTGGAGTTCTGCGGAATTAGAACTGATGAAAACCACCGCAGAAACCCTATCAACTGCACCGGAAATTTTGAATCTTAAGCAGTAA
- a CDS encoding mechanosensitive ion channel family protein has product MLTIAQQQELLTLLIQLMTVFGSRILTAILILLLGLWLAKFIQRLSKRLMIKAQLEPTLIRFLVNLIYIATVTFVVLATLGKLGIQTTSFIAVLGAAGLAIGLALQGSLSNFASGVFMIIFRPFKVHDYIEGGGVEGTVEEIQIFTTLLTTPDHKTIIIPNSKLYGDKIVNHSIQPIRRVDLTLNFSYDTNLDQLRELFITLVEADERILSEPTPGMEVREIAASGIKILLTVWVSNLNYSQMRSDLNERLKQSLDADGIKLV; this is encoded by the coding sequence ATGCTGACAATCGCACAACAACAGGAATTATTGACCCTATTAATCCAGTTAATGACAGTGTTTGGAAGTCGGATTTTGACCGCAATCCTAATTCTATTGTTGGGGTTATGGTTGGCAAAATTTATACAACGTCTCAGTAAACGGTTGATGATTAAGGCGCAATTAGAGCCGACTCTGATTCGATTTTTAGTTAATTTAATTTATATTGCGACTGTTACCTTTGTAGTTTTAGCAACCCTCGGAAAATTGGGAATTCAAACTACATCATTTATTGCGGTTTTAGGGGCTGCTGGGTTAGCAATTGGGTTAGCCTTACAAGGCTCTTTATCTAATTTTGCTTCGGGTGTATTTATGATTATTTTTCGCCCGTTTAAAGTTCACGATTATATTGAAGGAGGCGGAGTAGAAGGAACTGTTGAGGAAATCCAAATTTTTACCACCCTTTTAACAACACCTGATCATAAAACTATTATTATTCCCAATAGTAAACTTTACGGCGATAAAATTGTTAATCACTCGATTCAACCCATCCGCCGAGTGGATTTAACCTTAAATTTTAGTTATGATACCAATTTGGATCAACTTCGAGAACTATTTATCACTCTAGTTGAGGCTGATGAACGAATTTTATCTGAACCCACACCGGGTATGGAAGTTCGAGAAATTGCCGCCAGTGGGATTAAAATTTTATTAACGGTTTGGGTTAGTAATCTCAACTATTCTCAGATGCGTTCTGATCTCAATGAGCGCCTGAAACAGAGCTTAGATGCTGATGGGATTAAATTGGTTTGA
- a CDS encoding ABC transporter ATP-binding protein → MATFRDLGQYYRQYLSLSILSISASSAFELIDLIVPYTIGQTLNVLSGQPVDRLTQYSIQAISNLTGIAQTTQLSLGVLLGLIFCVTVVKAPIQPLLGLWYHWLISLKTRRNQYQNALEKILTLPLEFYDENNPGRIASRVTKGIYNQTWTYPEIAGQLIPKLIRILGIIVIIAWIAWPIAIFFLLSFLLILTFSLKSLKRLIDLEEIIAQHEENTESRNSEIITNIKTVKAFATESQELKRQLTRLNREFKVTVGRIHRGYIQLTIRQATCVQFSLFMVLGFTLAATISGHISLGYFVTIYTLASMAYSEITPISNTAEVFARRYASMIRLHEFMQLPTGQDAGNLTLNKTDDLSENSYQFNGKIEFSQVSFSYNPNTPVLQDINLLIEPYETVALVGRSGSGKSTLVKLLFRYFEPHQGQILIDGIDIRSLNVTGYRKRLAIVHQEVDIFNGTLLENLTYGNPNATFTEVKAACKIAKADEFIQQLAKGYFTPVGERGVRLSGGQKQRLGIARALLVNPDILIFDEATSSLDYESERAIQLAMQNILGTRTTIIIAHRLSTIREADQIVVLDQGQIVEVGTHEALLQHQGIYQRLHKLQETGELLV, encoded by the coding sequence ATGGCGACTTTTCGGGATCTCGGTCAATATTACCGACAATACTTATCCCTATCTATCCTAAGTATTAGTGCATCAAGTGCTTTTGAACTAATTGATTTAATTGTTCCTTATACTATAGGACAAACGCTCAATGTTCTCTCAGGTCAACCTGTTGATAGACTGACTCAATATTCCATTCAAGCAATATCTAATTTAACCGGAATTGCCCAAACCACTCAACTTTCTTTAGGGGTTTTATTGGGTTTAATTTTCTGTGTTACTGTTGTTAAAGCCCCGATACAGCCTTTGTTAGGGCTTTGGTATCACTGGTTAATTTCATTAAAAACTCGTCGAAATCAATATCAAAATGCTTTGGAAAAAATTCTTACCCTTCCCCTAGAATTTTATGATGAAAATAACCCCGGACGAATTGCCAGCCGAGTTACAAAAGGGATTTATAACCAGACTTGGACATACCCTGAAATTGCAGGTCAATTGATTCCTAAACTCATACGAATTTTAGGAATTATTGTAATAATTGCCTGGATTGCATGGCCGATTGCCATTTTCTTTTTGCTATCTTTTCTGTTGATTTTAACCTTTAGTTTAAAATCATTGAAACGGCTAATCGACTTAGAAGAAATTATCGCCCAGCATGAAGAAAATACGGAAAGCCGCAATTCTGAGATTATTACAAACATTAAAACGGTTAAAGCCTTTGCAACGGAATCTCAAGAATTAAAACGACAACTAACTCGTCTTAATCGAGAGTTTAAAGTAACGGTAGGTCGGATTCATAGAGGCTATATTCAGTTAACGATCCGTCAAGCAACCTGTGTACAATTCAGTCTGTTTATGGTCTTAGGATTTACCTTGGCTGCAACGATTTCTGGTCATATTTCTCTAGGATATTTTGTCACTATCTATACTCTAGCGAGTATGGCTTATTCTGAAATTACACCGATTAGCAATACGGCGGAAGTTTTCGCCCGTCGCTATGCGTCGATGATTCGGTTACACGAATTTATGCAGTTACCAACGGGACAAGATGCTGGCAATTTAACTCTGAATAAAACCGACGATCTTTCGGAAAATTCCTATCAATTTAACGGAAAAATAGAATTTTCCCAGGTGAGTTTTAGCTATAATCCGAATACTCCGGTTTTACAGGATATTAATTTATTGATTGAACCCTATGAAACCGTCGCTTTAGTCGGACGTTCGGGATCGGGAAAATCAACGTTAGTTAAACTCCTGTTTCGTTATTTTGAACCGCATCAGGGTCAGATTTTAATCGATGGGATTGATATTCGCAGTTTGAATGTTACGGGTTATCGCAAACGGTTAGCGATTGTGCATCAAGAGGTGGATATTTTTAATGGAACCCTGTTAGAAAATCTGACCTATGGCAATCCTAACGCTACCTTTACAGAAGTCAAAGCAGCTTGTAAAATAGCTAAAGCGGATGAGTTTATTCAACAGCTTGCGAAGGGCTATTTTACCCCCGTAGGAGAACGGGGCGTGCGGTTATCAGGAGGACAAAAACAACGCTTAGGAATTGCACGGGCGTTATTAGTAAATCCTGATATTTTAATCTTTGATGAAGCAACATCTAGTTTAGATTATGAATCAGAACGGGCGATCCAATTAGCCATGCAAAATATCTTGGGAACACGCACAACAATTATTATTGCTCATCGTTTGAGTACGATTCGAGAAGCGGATCAAATTGTGGTGTTAGATCAAGGTCAAATTGTGGAAGTGGGAACCCATGAAGCACTGCTTCAACACCAGGGAATTTACCAACGTTTACATAAGTTGCAAGAAACAGGAGAATTGTTGGTGTAA
- a CDS encoding J domain-containing protein: protein MFEFKQGLFQFEFTDHHAILGVSLEADFEDIRKRYMRIARRLHPDTCPFENPQDQELAKQLLAKLVSPAYNQFSKEGERKEYILLLKTMGDRTVKEQHNLKLQTEAAQKLMQASDYQNAYESAIQELAKNQYESPQKALDFIAQISELNLIYLLRKNQRGGVSPAPSVKVADQTPAPAAIPKKDSFVEQACHRAEQLMASQNYAQAVLELKDAIKREPDNSHCHGLLGLVYLKQNQPKLATPHINRALQLNPTQPQALDAKKQLEKATPQAGAKSKTAQQSAKKSEGGLFGGLFGGKKK, encoded by the coding sequence ATGTTTGAATTTAAACAAGGGTTATTTCAGTTTGAGTTTACGGATCATCATGCGATTTTAGGGGTTTCCCTGGAGGCAGATTTTGAGGACATTCGCAAACGCTATATGCGGATCGCCCGTCGTCTGCATCCTGATACCTGCCCCTTTGAGAACCCCCAGGATCAGGAGTTAGCGAAGCAATTATTAGCAAAGTTAGTCAGTCCAGCCTATAATCAGTTTTCAAAAGAAGGTGAACGCAAAGAATATATTCTGCTGTTAAAAACAATGGGCGATCGCACGGTCAAAGAACAGCATAACCTGAAATTGCAAACGGAAGCCGCGCAAAAGCTGATGCAAGCTTCTGATTATCAAAATGCTTATGAATCTGCTATTCAAGAGTTAGCTAAAAATCAATATGAATCCCCTCAAAAAGCCTTGGATTTCATTGCTCAAATTAGTGAATTAAATTTAATTTATTTACTTCGTAAAAATCAAAGAGGCGGTGTTTCTCCCGCTCCATCTGTCAAAGTTGCCGATCAAACTCCTGCTCCGGCTGCAATACCGAAGAAAGATTCTTTTGTCGAACAAGCTTGTCACCGTGCAGAACAATTGATGGCGAGTCAAAACTATGCCCAGGCAGTTTTAGAGTTAAAAGATGCGATTAAACGAGAACCTGATAATAGTCATTGTCATGGTTTATTGGGGTTAGTTTATTTAAAACAAAATCAACCGAAATTAGCAACACCCCATATTAATCGAGCGTTACAACTAAACCCGACACAACCTCAAGCCCTAGACGCTAAAAAACAACTGGAAAAAGCCACACCCCAAGCCGGAGCAAAATCTAAAACCGCCCAACAAAGCGCTAAAAAATCAGAAGGAGGTTTGTTTGGGGGGCTATTTGGTGGAAAGAAAAAATAG